Proteins co-encoded in one Tautonia rosea genomic window:
- a CDS encoding thiol-disulfide oxidoreductase DCC family protein, giving the protein MAACSESRVEVQEPIVFYDGECGLCNRFVQFVLDQDTRGRVFLAPLQGETFRERCPDEGRPDLSTVLLLEGARLYDRSGAALRVLRRLRWPWPLLGRLGLIIPRPLRDWGYDQVAVRRYRWFGAAEACRLPSPEERARLLP; this is encoded by the coding sequence ATGGCCGCTTGCTCGGAATCGCGGGTCGAGGTTCAGGAGCCGATCGTTTTTTACGACGGGGAATGCGGTCTGTGCAATCGGTTCGTGCAGTTCGTGCTCGATCAGGACACGCGGGGTCGCGTGTTCCTTGCGCCGCTTCAAGGGGAGACGTTCCGCGAGCGATGCCCGGATGAGGGGAGGCCGGACCTCTCGACGGTCTTGCTGCTGGAGGGCGCTCGGCTTTACGACCGATCGGGAGCGGCCTTGCGGGTGCTGCGTCGGCTCCGATGGCCGTGGCCGTTGCTGGGGAGACTCGGGCTGATCATCCCCCGTCCGCTACGGGATTGGGGCTACGATCAGGTCGCGGTCCGGCGCTATCGCTGGTTCGGCGCGGCCGAGGCATGCCGCTTGCCCTCGCCGGAAGAGCGGGCGCGGCTCTTGCCCTGA
- a CDS encoding MotA/TolQ/ExbB proton channel family protein, with protein sequence MSRKVNDLAQGGSSASYVGALALLAVALAFPVGLMVFNPTLMFERGWHQYAGTAIYAWAVLMLVREWNRLRSDERAFAEAPALLDRVVGGEAVAATDRRLLPSRLRQLDGHARGQSAPTVGQLMELNREVSGLDQERTAARFTLTRYILYLLPVIGFIGTVEGISQALGNISIVLPMVKELDGFLGNLTGVTSALQVAFDSTLLALFLSAALMFVQTVVYRLAEDHLARVDAWVVEHALPSLGRPEGPGEVLAPHLDRMREELIAALTDRLGEGFGSSVDRFAESVNTLPEALGDLRRGAEAIGRLGDDLGAVGEANESIRRVLAAMARIEAALNDQPSIEGQLEPIRRGMDRATIAVESLSDQWTAAFERSSRSTQEQLARTLASLKEALDLLHVSMEQGNALYRNIVRKMFEERAGGIGGGQDASKAA encoded by the coding sequence ATGTCCCGCAAAGTGAACGACCTGGCCCAAGGGGGATCGTCGGCGTCGTACGTCGGTGCCCTGGCCCTGCTGGCGGTGGCCCTGGCGTTCCCGGTCGGGTTGATGGTCTTCAATCCGACCTTGATGTTCGAGCGGGGCTGGCATCAGTATGCCGGGACGGCGATCTATGCCTGGGCCGTCCTGATGCTCGTCAGAGAATGGAATCGCTTGCGAAGCGACGAGCGGGCCTTTGCCGAGGCCCCGGCCCTTCTAGACCGGGTCGTCGGCGGCGAGGCGGTGGCGGCGACCGATCGGCGATTGCTCCCGAGCCGCTTGCGGCAACTCGACGGCCACGCACGAGGGCAGTCGGCGCCGACGGTCGGTCAGTTGATGGAGCTGAACCGAGAGGTCTCGGGCCTGGACCAGGAACGGACGGCCGCGCGATTCACATTGACGCGGTACATCCTGTACTTGCTGCCGGTGATCGGCTTCATCGGCACGGTTGAGGGCATTAGCCAGGCGCTCGGGAATATCAGTATTGTCTTGCCGATGGTCAAAGAACTGGACGGCTTCCTCGGGAACCTGACGGGGGTGACGTCGGCGTTGCAGGTGGCCTTTGACAGTACGTTGCTCGCCTTGTTCCTGAGCGCGGCGTTGATGTTCGTGCAAACGGTGGTGTATCGATTGGCCGAGGACCACCTGGCGAGGGTTGATGCCTGGGTCGTTGAGCATGCCCTGCCGAGCCTGGGCCGACCGGAGGGGCCGGGAGAGGTGCTCGCGCCGCATCTTGACCGGATGCGGGAGGAGTTGATCGCCGCGTTGACGGATCGACTGGGCGAAGGGTTCGGTTCGTCGGTCGATCGGTTTGCCGAGTCGGTCAACACCCTGCCGGAAGCCCTGGGAGACCTGAGGCGGGGGGCCGAGGCGATTGGTCGGCTCGGGGACGACCTCGGGGCGGTCGGTGAGGCGAACGAATCGATTCGGCGGGTCCTGGCGGCGATGGCTCGGATTGAGGCCGCGCTGAATGATCAACCGTCGATCGAAGGTCAGCTGGAACCGATTCGGCGGGGGATGGACCGGGCGACGATCGCTGTCGAATCCCTGTCGGACCAGTGGACGGCGGCGTTCGAGCGATCGAGCCGATCGACGCAGGAGCAACTGGCCCGAACTCTGGCGAGCCTGAAGGAAGCGCTCGACCTTCTGCACGTGAGCATGGAACAGGGGAACGCCCTGTACCGGAACATCGTTCGCAAGATGTTCGAGGAGCGAGCGGGGGGAATCGGTGGCGGTCAGGATGCCTCGAAGGCGGCCTGA
- a CDS encoding Ig domain-containing protein has product MRRGRRGGHGVLEFGGSGEDSFVAVVVTKLTGALLFILLLSMVIMALIPRAENLTGVTAGSAGEGPEPLTIVTPERLPEAIVGRPYELALAATGGSGPLRWMLDGPMPEGLTFDDELGLIRGTPESGTPGPVSVRVRVSDGRRSDGRVLSLLIYQPDGPLTLPTPLEATLGLPRLPWRTWGELGFGFLMLALVHLVAMNGVAAMQRQAMARTPETTGLRRFALYRGIVRMATLSAVVALAAWLWMHRGMREERPSPEAAMAVAIAPEDQPQSSR; this is encoded by the coding sequence ATGCGTCGCGGACGTCGAGGCGGTCACGGGGTTCTGGAGTTCGGCGGCTCGGGCGAAGATTCGTTCGTGGCCGTGGTGGTCACAAAATTGACCGGCGCGCTGTTGTTTATCCTGTTGCTTTCGATGGTGATCATGGCCTTGATCCCCAGGGCTGAGAATTTGACCGGGGTGACAGCAGGATCGGCCGGGGAGGGGCCAGAACCGCTGACGATCGTGACGCCGGAGCGGCTTCCGGAGGCGATTGTCGGCCGACCCTACGAACTGGCCCTGGCGGCGACCGGGGGGAGCGGCCCCTTGCGATGGATGCTCGATGGGCCAATGCCTGAGGGGTTGACCTTCGATGACGAGCTGGGCCTGATCCGAGGAACGCCGGAGTCGGGCACGCCGGGCCCGGTTTCCGTGCGTGTTCGGGTGAGCGACGGGCGTCGGTCGGATGGGCGTGTGCTTTCGCTTCTGATTTACCAGCCCGATGGTCCGTTGACCTTGCCGACCCCGCTGGAGGCCACGCTCGGGCTTCCTCGATTGCCCTGGCGGACCTGGGGAGAGTTGGGGTTCGGCTTCCTGATGCTGGCCCTGGTCCATCTGGTCGCCATGAACGGTGTTGCCGCAATGCAGCGTCAGGCGATGGCGAGGACTCCGGAAACAACGGGATTGAGACGGTTTGCCCTGTATCGGGGAATCGTGCGAATGGCGACCCTTTCAGCGGTGGTCGCGCTGGCCGCCTGGCTCTGGATGCACCGGGGAATGAGGGAAGAGCGTCCCTCCCCCGAGGCGGCAATGGCCGTGGCAATTGCCCCGGAGGATCAGCCCCAGTCGTCTCGATAA
- a CDS encoding TPR end-of-group domain-containing protein — MPRVILDPIVRRLREAEGFLELGMPSHALEVLQSRPDWATMQFEASYLTGEALRELGRYREALEPLETAARLRPENLMVAVALGWCYKRTHRLAQAIDALTRARRANPDEPLLSYNLACYWSLAGNLDRCLQELSAALTCQPSLRALIPEESDFDPVRNHPAFRGLAEDRSSDP; from the coding sequence ATGCCCAGGGTGATCCTCGACCCGATTGTCAGACGGCTGCGGGAGGCCGAGGGGTTCCTCGAACTCGGCATGCCCTCGCACGCCCTGGAGGTGCTTCAATCGCGGCCCGACTGGGCAACCATGCAGTTTGAGGCCAGCTACCTGACCGGCGAAGCCTTGCGAGAACTGGGCCGCTACCGAGAAGCCCTCGAACCTCTGGAAACGGCCGCCAGGCTTCGGCCAGAGAACCTGATGGTGGCCGTTGCCCTCGGTTGGTGCTACAAGCGCACGCATCGGCTAGCCCAGGCCATCGACGCCCTGACCCGCGCTCGTCGAGCAAATCCCGACGAGCCCTTGCTTTCCTACAATCTCGCTTGCTACTGGAGCCTCGCCGGCAACCTCGATCGCTGCCTTCAGGAACTGTCCGCCGCGCTGACGTGCCAGCCCTCGCTCCGAGCATTGATCCCCGAGGAATCCGACTTCGATCCGGTCCGGAACCATCCGGCCTTCCGAGGCCTGGCCGAGGATCGCTCGTCCGATCCCTGA
- a CDS encoding ADP-ribosylglycohydrolase family protein, producing MPLSTFLDRARGTLLGLAVGDALGAPLEGLSPQQIRAHYGSVVDYVDGARAWKRKPYRWRLPGLYTDDTQQALALTETLITRGTVDADHLATIYLDLANPRNGHAGAHRGIGRSFRLVLDELERGRPPLECGQDSAGIGAAMRIAPAAIAFLDDPDGLFDAVMTASLMTHRDIRSLSGAVAVASAVRRLLTLEPRSASLLFRVAADVATAETRIAEQYGHLVDSIDEHGRSLSRAIANVESLLDLPRPEALAVLVEEANAHGARPVCKRPTMGFPPACIPTCFYLLLTTESLEEALIDVVNLGGDADSTGAILGALAGAHYGLDALPDRWLDGLRNRQGIDLRAQALALGSAQGLEIPDLIAIERHMSLEESNYRERLLAANQRGGMNIRPPR from the coding sequence ATGCCGCTGTCGACCTTTCTGGACCGGGCACGAGGAACCTTGCTCGGCCTGGCCGTCGGCGACGCCCTGGGGGCACCGCTCGAGGGGCTGAGCCCCCAGCAAATTCGCGCCCACTACGGCTCGGTCGTCGATTACGTCGATGGCGCCCGGGCCTGGAAACGCAAACCCTATCGCTGGAGACTCCCGGGTCTCTACACCGACGACACCCAGCAGGCCCTCGCCCTGACAGAAACCCTCATCACCCGAGGTACGGTCGACGCAGACCATCTGGCAACGATCTACCTCGATCTGGCCAACCCCCGCAACGGGCACGCCGGTGCCCACCGCGGCATCGGCCGAAGCTTCCGCCTCGTCCTCGATGAACTCGAACGAGGACGCCCCCCGCTCGAATGCGGGCAGGACTCCGCTGGCATTGGCGCGGCCATGCGGATCGCTCCCGCCGCGATCGCCTTCCTCGACGACCCCGACGGCCTCTTTGACGCCGTCATGACCGCCAGCCTCATGACCCACCGCGACATTCGCAGCCTCTCCGGTGCCGTTGCCGTTGCCTCCGCCGTCCGCCGTCTGCTCACCCTCGAACCCCGATCCGCCAGCCTCCTGTTCCGTGTCGCCGCAGACGTTGCGACCGCTGAAACCCGCATTGCCGAGCAATACGGCCACCTCGTCGATTCGATTGACGAGCACGGACGCAGCCTCTCCCGAGCCATCGCCAACGTCGAATCCTTGCTCGATCTGCCCCGGCCCGAAGCCCTCGCCGTGCTCGTCGAAGAGGCCAACGCTCACGGCGCTCGCCCCGTGTGTAAACGGCCGACGATGGGTTTCCCCCCAGCCTGCATCCCCACCTGCTTCTATCTCTTACTCACCACCGAGTCGCTCGAAGAAGCCCTGATCGACGTGGTCAATCTGGGTGGCGATGCCGACTCAACTGGTGCCATCCTCGGCGCCCTGGCCGGGGCTCATTATGGACTCGACGCCCTTCCCGATCGCTGGCTCGATGGCCTCCGAAATCGCCAAGGGATCGACCTCCGCGCCCAGGCCCTCGCGCTCGGATCGGCTCAGGGGTTGGAGATTCCCGATCTTATTGCCATCGAGCGGCACATGAGCCTCGAAGAATCGAACTACCGCGAACGCCTCCTCGCCGCGAACCAGCGAGGCGGCATGAACATCCGGCCTCCTCGCTGA
- a CDS encoding Gfo/Idh/MocA family protein: MRHNDHFAPNRRQFLGGLAGLGLASGFPSLVPARAFGAADRVRVGFIGVRNQGTNNLKALLGRTDAEVAALCDVDSEVLANASALVAERAGSSVPTYSDYRELLDQADIDAVLITTPDHWHALPTIDACKAGKDVYCEKPLSLTVAEGRAMTSAARSHNRVVQTGSQQRSSAEFRRAAEAIRNGRIGTLRQIVVGLPGVNFDGPPVPDAAPPAELDYNAWLGPAPFRPFNPKQVHYNFRFFWPYSGGQMTNWGAHHLDIVQWALGRDESGPVQIDPVSVSYHPENWYEVPTTSEVVYTYDDGVQVRCRQGLGDPNGIRFEGAEGSIFVARGKLEADPKDVLDEPSGSEAIRLDVSRNHFENWIACIKDRNRPICDVEIGHRSATVCHLGNIAARLGRPISWDPVRELIANDDEAASMLSRPYRAPWALPG; encoded by the coding sequence ATGAGACACAACGACCACTTCGCTCCGAATCGTCGCCAATTTCTGGGAGGGCTCGCCGGACTCGGACTCGCCTCGGGATTCCCGAGTCTCGTCCCGGCGCGGGCCTTCGGCGCCGCGGACCGGGTGCGGGTCGGGTTCATCGGCGTCCGTAATCAGGGAACGAATAACCTGAAAGCCTTGCTCGGCCGCACCGATGCCGAAGTTGCCGCCCTCTGCGACGTGGATTCCGAGGTCCTCGCCAACGCCTCTGCTCTGGTCGCCGAGCGGGCCGGATCATCCGTCCCCACCTACTCCGATTATCGAGAACTCCTCGATCAAGCCGACATCGATGCCGTTCTGATCACCACCCCCGACCACTGGCACGCCCTGCCGACCATCGACGCCTGCAAGGCCGGCAAGGATGTCTACTGCGAGAAGCCCCTCTCCTTGACCGTCGCCGAAGGTCGAGCCATGACCTCGGCCGCTCGATCCCACAACCGCGTCGTACAGACCGGCAGCCAGCAACGCTCCAGCGCCGAGTTCCGCCGCGCGGCCGAGGCCATTCGGAACGGTCGAATCGGGACCCTCCGTCAAATCGTCGTCGGCCTCCCCGGTGTCAATTTCGACGGACCTCCCGTACCCGATGCCGCCCCCCCCGCCGAACTGGATTACAACGCTTGGCTCGGCCCCGCCCCCTTCCGTCCGTTCAATCCGAAGCAGGTCCACTACAACTTCCGTTTCTTCTGGCCCTACTCCGGAGGCCAGATGACCAACTGGGGAGCCCACCACCTCGACATTGTCCAGTGGGCCCTTGGCCGAGACGAGTCCGGCCCGGTCCAGATTGATCCCGTCTCGGTGTCCTATCACCCCGAGAACTGGTACGAGGTGCCAACCACCAGCGAGGTTGTATACACCTACGATGACGGTGTTCAGGTCCGCTGCCGACAAGGCCTTGGCGACCCGAACGGCATCCGCTTCGAAGGAGCCGAAGGATCGATTTTCGTGGCCCGAGGCAAGCTGGAAGCCGATCCCAAAGACGTTCTCGACGAACCTTCGGGCTCCGAGGCGATCCGCCTGGATGTCAGCCGCAACCACTTCGAGAACTGGATCGCCTGCATCAAGGATCGCAATCGACCGATCTGCGATGTCGAGATCGGACACCGCTCGGCGACCGTCTGTCACCTGGGCAACATCGCCGCTCGACTCGGCCGACCGATCTCCTGGGATCCGGTCCGCGAGCTCATCGCCAACGACGATGAAGCCGCCTCCATGCTGTCCCGTCCCTATCGAGCCCCCTGGGCGTTACCGGGTTAA
- a CDS encoding 3-keto-disaccharide hydrolase — protein sequence MRSTIGMGSLAVFLALAAPGFAQYGDLGDLEIAQPEDLQHVESIAPPEGAIILFDGSSLEEWVQLDGQSPAWTLVEGGAMQAPARGGDFGIKTRRTFDGHYRLHVEFRVPYQPEAAGQARGNSGVYNQGRYEVQVLDGYGLGQLGPTDCGSIYEVAAPRVNACKAPTIWQSYDIDFRAPVFRDGQKVEPARMTVYHNGVLIQDDVPIPVDNTRAGLGGDPSAPGPLHLQDHSDPVQFRNIWLVPLDD from the coding sequence ATGCGGTCGACGATCGGGATGGGATCCCTTGCCGTCTTCCTGGCACTCGCCGCGCCAGGGTTCGCCCAGTACGGCGACCTCGGCGATCTCGAGATCGCTCAACCCGAAGACCTTCAGCACGTCGAGTCCATTGCCCCTCCCGAGGGGGCCATCATCCTCTTCGATGGCTCCAGCCTCGAAGAGTGGGTCCAGCTCGACGGGCAATCGCCGGCCTGGACCCTGGTCGAAGGCGGTGCCATGCAGGCTCCGGCCCGTGGCGGAGACTTCGGCATCAAGACCCGACGCACCTTCGATGGCCACTATCGCTTGCACGTCGAGTTCCGGGTTCCCTATCAGCCCGAGGCTGCGGGCCAGGCTCGCGGAAATAGCGGTGTCTACAATCAGGGCCGCTACGAGGTTCAGGTCCTCGACGGTTACGGATTGGGCCAGCTCGGCCCGACCGACTGCGGCTCGATCTACGAGGTCGCTGCTCCTCGGGTCAACGCCTGCAAGGCCCCGACCATCTGGCAATCCTATGACATCGACTTCCGTGCCCCAGTCTTCCGCGACGGCCAGAAGGTCGAACCCGCGCGAATGACCGTTTATCACAACGGCGTCCTGATCCAGGACGACGTCCCGATCCCCGTGGATAACACTCGGGCCGGACTCGGTGGCGATCCGAGCGCTCCGGGACCGCTTCACCTCCAGGACCATTCCGATCCGGTCCAGTTCCGCAACATCTGGCTCGTGCCACTCGACGACTGA
- a CDS encoding LOG family protein: MNRRDPNGVNPDAQDSGPGKGAPLQDLESLRRRHARLRSRAYRQPTEDEELLNHPSPEAPVPLAPEQGQFTHTDPWRVLRIQGEFVMGFNALAEVGAAVAVFGSARIQEDHPWYEAARTLGRKLAETGFAVITGGGPGLMEAANRGASEADGLSIGCNIELPFEQMGNSYSNLSINFRYFFVRKTMFVKYTEGFVIFPGGFGTLDELFEALTLVQTRKINRFPIILYDSNYWRGMLDWVEHTMLPAGLISPEDLNLLIVTDSLDEVCETLVECYSDRSRESWKRSEGARLHADPPGAPSTAPDPGKADAE; the protein is encoded by the coding sequence ATGAACCGACGCGATCCGAACGGCGTGAACCCCGATGCTCAGGATTCGGGACCCGGAAAGGGGGCTCCTTTGCAAGACCTGGAGTCCCTTCGCCGCCGGCATGCTCGGCTCCGATCGCGTGCTTATCGGCAACCGACCGAGGACGAGGAGTTGCTGAACCATCCCAGCCCGGAGGCCCCCGTTCCGCTCGCTCCGGAGCAAGGACAGTTCACGCATACCGACCCCTGGCGCGTGCTTCGGATTCAGGGCGAGTTTGTCATGGGCTTCAACGCCCTGGCCGAGGTCGGGGCGGCGGTGGCGGTCTTCGGATCGGCTCGGATCCAGGAGGATCACCCCTGGTACGAGGCGGCCCGAACCTTGGGCCGAAAGCTTGCCGAGACCGGATTTGCGGTCATTACCGGCGGCGGTCCCGGCTTGATGGAGGCGGCCAACCGGGGGGCGTCGGAGGCCGATGGCCTGTCGATCGGATGCAACATCGAATTGCCATTCGAACAGATGGGAAATTCCTATTCCAACCTGTCGATCAACTTTCGGTACTTCTTTGTTCGCAAGACAATGTTTGTGAAGTACACCGAGGGGTTTGTGATTTTTCCGGGCGGGTTCGGAACACTGGACGAGCTCTTTGAAGCCCTCACCCTGGTGCAAACAAGGAAGATCAACCGGTTCCCGATCATCCTGTACGACTCGAACTACTGGCGAGGGATGCTCGACTGGGTCGAGCACACGATGCTTCCGGCGGGCTTGATCTCTCCGGAGGATCTCAACCTGCTGATCGTGACCGACTCGCTCGATGAGGTCTGCGAAACCCTGGTCGAATGCTACAGCGACCGTTCCCGGGAGAGCTGGAAGCGATCGGAGGGGGCCAGGCTCCACGCCGATCCTCCTGGCGCTCCGTCCACTGCGCCGGATCCGGGCAAGGCCGACGCCGAGTAA
- a CDS encoding 3-keto-disaccharide hydrolase, with amino-acid sequence MTAIAPSMGFAWVMTLALLGMEDSTSPPEADAGQELFDGQSLDGWERFGGQNEGVWKVEDGCIVVDGERGGWIGTPRDYADFVLRLQFRIATPGSNSGVYLRAPADTSHISRTGMEIQILDDDHPRYASIQPWQRTGSIYHVAAAEPGHLKPTGEWNSLEILAEGPHVRILLNDTTIVDDQIDQHPDLNEEHPGLKRPSGRIGLQCHNGRVEFRAIRVEDLSAE; translated from the coding sequence ATGACCGCAATCGCCCCCTCGATGGGTTTCGCCTGGGTGATGACCCTGGCCTTGCTCGGCATGGAAGACTCGACGTCACCGCCCGAGGCCGACGCTGGTCAGGAGCTGTTTGACGGCCAGTCACTTGACGGTTGGGAGCGGTTTGGCGGCCAGAATGAAGGGGTCTGGAAGGTCGAGGACGGTTGCATCGTGGTCGATGGCGAGCGAGGGGGATGGATCGGGACGCCTCGGGATTACGCCGATTTCGTGTTGCGGCTCCAGTTTCGGATTGCCACGCCAGGGAGCAACTCAGGGGTTTATCTCCGAGCACCTGCCGATACGTCGCACATTTCTCGAACGGGGATGGAGATCCAGATTCTCGACGACGACCACCCGCGATACGCGTCGATTCAGCCCTGGCAGCGCACCGGTTCGATTTATCACGTTGCCGCGGCCGAACCAGGCCACCTGAAGCCAACCGGGGAATGGAACTCGCTGGAAATTCTCGCGGAAGGCCCTCACGTGCGGATTCTGCTGAACGACACGACGATCGTTGATGATCAGATCGACCAGCATCCGGACCTGAACGAGGAGCATCCGGGACTGAAACGGCCGAGCGGTCGGATTGGGCTGCAGTGTCACAACGGTCGGGTCGAGTTCCGCGCGATTCGGGTCGAGGACCTGTCGGCGGAGTGA
- a CDS encoding MIP/aquaporin family protein: MNEPPLKSAILGEFLGTALLILLGNGVVASVVLLDKQADWIVITTGWGLAVMLGVYLSGRLSGGHINPAVTLALAVRGQLPWARVPVYWAAQVAGAFAGAMIVYVDYAEAFRAFEAANGITRGLLVEGRLQDPAAGGAGVFFTAPAFDVTWRSVFSEVLGTAVLLVGIRALSDRRNAQFRDYFEPMLVGLLVFAIGLSLGGLTGYAINPARDFGPRLAAAIVGWGPAAFQTHDWYFWVPIVGPFLGGIVGVFVYDLVVHPNLPSMEEPTPPGSIVS, translated from the coding sequence ATGAACGAACCACCATTGAAATCGGCGATCCTTGGCGAGTTTCTGGGAACGGCGTTGCTGATCTTACTCGGCAACGGCGTGGTTGCGTCGGTTGTCCTGCTGGACAAGCAGGCCGACTGGATCGTGATTACCACCGGTTGGGGCCTGGCGGTGATGCTGGGAGTTTACCTGAGCGGCCGGCTGAGCGGGGGGCATATCAACCCGGCCGTGACGCTGGCGCTGGCGGTGCGAGGTCAACTGCCCTGGGCTCGCGTTCCGGTGTACTGGGCGGCTCAGGTCGCGGGAGCGTTTGCCGGGGCGATGATCGTTTATGTGGATTACGCCGAGGCGTTCCGGGCCTTTGAAGCGGCCAACGGCATCACCCGAGGCTTGCTGGTCGAGGGCCGTCTGCAAGACCCGGCTGCTGGAGGAGCGGGGGTCTTCTTCACGGCTCCGGCGTTCGACGTGACCTGGAGATCGGTCTTCAGCGAGGTGCTGGGGACCGCCGTCCTTCTGGTCGGAATTCGAGCGCTTTCGGATCGTCGCAACGCCCAGTTTCGCGATTACTTTGAGCCGATGCTGGTCGGGCTGCTTGTCTTCGCCATCGGCCTGTCGCTCGGAGGCCTGACCGGCTACGCGATCAATCCGGCTCGGGACTTCGGGCCGAGGCTTGCCGCCGCAATAGTAGGATGGGGGCCGGCGGCCTTCCAGACGCACGACTGGTATTTCTGGGTACCGATCGTTGGCCCGTTCCTGGGGGGGATCGTCGGGGTCTTCGTCTACGACTTGGTCGTGCATCCGAATTTGCCGAGCATGGAAGAACCCACTCCGCCAGGGTCGATCGTCAGTTGA